The Sesamum indicum cultivar Zhongzhi No. 13 linkage group LG1, S_indicum_v1.0, whole genome shotgun sequence genome includes a window with the following:
- the LOC105165874 gene encoding NF-X1-type zinc finger protein NFXL1 translates to MNFSGQNQRRESNNRRPRSNNSLRNNRCEWVPRGSAPAPAPAPAVAAVVPSASVNGLSQNESQNGGEPATRPARPGTPSSNRTHHGSRGNPGRYISQREKGKEEKGKYNHQKNAEVLKSINIPQLVQEIQDKLLKGSVECMICYDMVRRSAPIWSCSSCYSIFHLTCIKKWARAPTSTDLLAEKNQGCNWRCPGCQSVQLMSAKEIRYVCFCGKRPDPPSDLYLTPHSCGEPCGKPLERELPGSGMVKEDMCPHVCVLQCHPGPCPPCKAFAPPRRCPCGKEVITTRCSDRKSVLTCGRKCDKLLGCGRHHCERICHVGPCDPCQVLLNASCFCKKKVEVVLCGDMIVKGEVKGEDGVFSCSLTCEKKLNCGNHVCHETCHPGPCGECELLPSKIKTCCCGKTSLNEDRRSCLDPIPTCSQICGKILPCGLHRCQDTCHSGVCPPCHVLVNQKCRCGSTSRTAECYKTVTENEKFTCDKPCGRKKSCGRHRCSERCCPLSNSSTASLVDWDPHLCSMPCEKKLRCGQHSCISLCHSGHCPPCLETIFTDLTCACGRTSIPPPLPCGTPPPSCQYPCSVSQPCGHLSSHSCHFGDCPPCSVPVAKECVGGHVVLRNIPCGSKDIRCNKLCGKTRQCGLHACSRTCHPPPCDSSATSSTSAKASCRQTCGAPRRDCRHTCTALCHPSTSCPDVRCEFPVTITCSCGRVTATVPCDAGGSSGGYTVDTVLEASITQKLPVSLQPAEGNGQRVPLGQRKLMCDDECAKMERKKVLADAFGINPPNLDALHFGENASVSEVLSDLLRRDPKWVLSVEERCKYLVLGRGRGGINALKVHVFCAMAKDKRDAVRLIAERWKLSVNAAGWEPKRFVVVHVTPKSKAPARMLGVKSCNPGNMLQPPVFDPLVDMDPRLVVALFDLPRDADVSALVLRFGGECELVWLNDKNALAVFSDPARAATAMRRLDQGSVYYGAVSVPQNGGASAMASGAGAWGSAAVSKDVATAAALKGNPWKKVVLQDSGWNESSWGAEEWSPNAADTKSRARTEEEDPIAASRNRWSVLQPGGTSGSSDVSVKIENLQKQPENPSTSGSKVDESNLNLPVQREGVEDDVSGDVVDDWENAYD, encoded by the coding sequence ATGAACTTTTCTGGACAAAACCAACGAAGGGAAAGTAACAATCGACGGCCTAGAAGCAACAATTCTTTGCGGAATAACCGGTGTGAGTGGGTTCCGCGAGGCTCTGCCCCTGCCCCTGCCCCTGCCCCTGCCGTTGCCGCGGTAGTTCCATCAGCTAGTGTTAATGGTTTGAGCCAGAATGAGAGTCAAAATGGTGGAGAGCCGGCCACTAGGCCGGCTCGGCCTGGTACTCCAAGTTCCAATAGGACCCATCACGGATCAAGAGGAAACCCAGGTCGTTATATTAGTCAGAGAGAGAAGGGGAAGGAGGAGAAGGGGAAGTATAATCATCAGAAGAATGCAGAGGTATTGAAGAGCATCAACATTCCTCAACTTGTGCAGGAAATCCAGGACAAACTCTTGAAGGGATCGGTTGAATGCATGATTTGTTATGACATGGTTAGAAGATCTGCACCCATTTGGTCTTGCTCCAGCtgttattcaatttttcaccTGACTTGTATAAAGAAATGGGCTAGAGCTCCCACTTCTACCGATTTGTTGGCTGAGAAGAATCAAGGTTGTAATTGGCGTTGCCCTGGATGTCAATCTGTGCAGCTGATGTCAGCCAAGGAGATTCGATATGTCTGCTTTTGTGGGAAGAGACCGGACCCTCCTTCAGATTTATATTTGACTCCACATTCTTGTGGAGAGCCATGTGGGAAACCATTGGAAAGGGAACTTCCTGGTAGTGGCATGGTTAAAGAGGATATGTGTCCTCATGTTTGTGTTTTACAATGCCATCCAGGCCCTTGCCCCCCCTGCAAGGCCTTTGCTCCTCCACGTAGATGCCCATGTGGAAAGGAAGTTATTACTACAAGATGCTCTGATCGGAAGTCTGTTCTGACTTGTGGGCGTAAGTGTGATAAGCTTCTTGGTTGTGGGCGTCATCATTGTGAAAGGATCTGCCATGTGGGCCCTTGTGATCCTTGCCAGGTTCTTCTTAATGCTTCTTGTTTTTGCAAGAAAAAGGTTGAGGTTGTACTGTGTGGAGATATGATTGTGAAGGGAGAAGTCAAGGGGGAAGATGGTGTGTTCTCATGCAGTTTGACTTGTGAGAAGAAACTTAACTGTGGTAATCATGTTTGTCATGAAACTTGCCATCCAGGCCCATGTGGAGAGTGTGAGTTGTTGCCAAGCAAGATCAAGACATGCTGCTGTGGTAAGACAAGCTTAAATGAGGATAGACGGAGTTGTTTGGATCCTATCCCAACTTGTTCGCAGATCTGTGGCAAGATCCTCCCATGTGGGTTGCATCGCTGTCAAGATACATGCCATTCTGGGGTTTGTCCGCCATGCCATGTGCTTGTCAACCAAAAGTGTCGTTGTGGATCAACATCTCGGACTGCAGAGTGCTATAAAACTGTTACAGAGAATGAGAAATTTACTTGCGACAAACCTTGTGGCCGGAAGAAAAGCTGCGGAAGGCACAGGTGCAGTGAGCGGTGCTGCCCTCTCTCTAATTCCTCAACTGCTTCCCTGGTTGATTGGGATCCACATCTCTGCTCAATGCCATGTGAGAAGAAGCTAAGGTGTGGACAGCATTCCTGTATATCACTCTGTCACAGTGGTCATTGTCCTCCATGCCTGGAGACAATTTTTACTGATTTGACTTGTGCTTGCGGTAGAACTTCCATTCCTCCTCCGCTGCCCTGTGGTACACCTCCACCTTCATGTCAGTATCCTTGCTCGGTAAGTCAGCCATGCGGTCATCTGTCTTCACATAGCTGTCATTTTGGAGATTGTCCACCATGCTCAGTTCCTGTTGCGAAAGAGTGCGTCGGTGGACATGTAGTCCTCCGGAACATACCTTGTGGATCGAAGGATATTagatgtaataaattatgtggAAAGACAAGGCAGTGTGGTCTACATGCATGCTCTAGAACTTGTCATCCACCACCATGTGATTCTTCTGCTACATCAAGTACCAGTGCGAAGGCATCTTGCAGGCAGACATGTGGTGCTCCAAGAAGAGATTGCAGGCATACGTGTACTGCCCTTTGTCACCCTTCCACGTCATGCCCCGATGTAAGATGTGAGTTCCCTGTCACGATCACTTGTTCTTGTGGCCGAGTAACTGCAACTGTTCCTTGTGATGCTGGGGGTAGCAGTGGTGGATATACTGTTGATACCGTTCTTGAAGCTTCTATAACCCAAAAGTTACCAGTATCTCTACAACCTGCTGAAGGAAACGGCCAGAGAGTTCCGCTTGGTCAGAGAAAGCTCATGTGTGATGATGAATGTGCAAAAATGGAGCGGAAGAAAGTTCTTGCTGATGCTTTTGGCATTAATCCCCCAAACTTGGATGCACTTCACTTTGGTGAGAATGCATCAGTGTCTGAAGTGCTTTCAGATCTTCTCAGGCGTGACCCAAAGTGGGTGTTGTCTGTGGAAGAGAGATGCAAATATCTGGTCCTTGGCAGGGGCAGAGGGGGGATAAATGCACTTAAAGTTCATGTATTCTGTGCAATGGCAAAAGACAAGAGAGATGCAGTGCGGCTGATAGCAGAAAGGTGGAAGCTTTCTGTGAATGCAGCTGGCTGGGAGCCGAAGAGATTCGTTGTTGTTCATGTTACTCCCAAGTCCAAAGCCCCAGCTCGTATGCTTGGTGTTAAATCTTGCAATCCTGGTAACATGTTACAGCCACCAGTATTTGATCCCCTGGTGGACATGGATCCCCGTCTTGTTGTTGCTTTATTTGATTTACCTAGGGATGCAGATGTTAGTGCATTGGTTCTGAGGTTTGGTGGGGAATGTGAATTAGTCTGGTTGAATGACAAGAATGCATTAGCTGTCTTCAGTGATCCAGCACGAGCCGCAACTGCTATGAGGAGATTGGATCAGGGGTCTGTGTATTATGGTGCTGTCTCCGTTCCTCAAAATGGTGGTGCTTCGGCTATGGCTTCAGGTGCTGGTGCATGGGGATCTGCTGCAGTGTCAAAAGACGTAGCTACAGCAGCGGCACTCAAGGGTAACCCTTGGAAGAAGGTGGTACTTCAGGACTCTGGTTGGAATGAGAGTTCGTGGGGTGCTGAGGAATGGTCACCTAATGCTGCTGATACCAAGTCACGTGCTAGGACAGAAGAGGAAGATCCAATTGCAGCATCAAGAAACAGGTGGAGCGTGCTGCAACCAGGAGGCACCTCCGGATCATCTGATGTTTCTGTTAAAATCGAGAATCTTCAGAAACAGCCAGAAAATCCTTCAACGTCGGGTTCCAAGGTAGATGAATCCAATCTGAATTTGCCAGTGCAGAGGGAAGGTGTGGAGGACGACGTGTCTGGTGATGTAGTGGATGATTGGGAGAATGCCTATGATTAG
- the LOC105165851 gene encoding potassium channel SKOR, whose protein sequence is MYPFRSLGNYYSRQESFSISRIGSGRVLSHGCIIHPENWWYVAWTHFILIWAVYSSFFTPVEFAFFRGLPEKFFLLDIAGQFAFLIDIVLSFFVGYRDPHSYCLVHNPNLIAIRYLKSRFLVDLLGCLPWDAIYKACGRKELVRYMLWIRLSRALRVTEFFEKLEKDIRINYLFTRIVKLFVVELYCTHTAACIFYYLATTLPPSEEGYTWIGSLRMGDYSYANFREIDLWTRYITALYFAVVTMATVGYGEIHAVNTREMIFVMMYVSFDMILGAYLLGNMTALIVKGSRTERFRDKMAELIKYMNKNKLGKNISKEVKGHVRLQYESNYTDAAALQDLPLAIRAKISNKLYEPYVREIPLFRGCSNEFLKKVATRVHEEFFLPGEVIIEGGSTGDQLYFLCDGKLDEVTSPEDSRSKESLPSIQTHSSIGEISVICNIPEPRTLHATELSKLLRIDKQALVEVIEIYLSDGRTIINNLLEGRESDVRNKILESAIALQIEKHESELAMRLNCAANDGDLNRLQHLVEAGADPNKMDYNGQSALHRAASKGYGDIIQFLVQKQVEINPKDHFGRTPLFEAIKNGHDHAASLLVRAGASLSFDDAGNCLCKAVASKDLDFLRRLLANGINPNSKNYDLRAPLHLAASEGLYSESILLLEAGASVFATDRWGRSPIDEARIGGNCDLLKLLEDAKVTQMSEFSCCYERSQDQLTRRKCTVFPGFPWDHRDGRSLGVVLWVPETIEQLIKTVKEQLSFHGGSCLLSENGGKILDVSIILDDQKLFLASDELQIST, encoded by the exons ATGTATCCTTTCAGGTCATTGGGAAATTACTACTCTAGGCAAGAGTCTTTTAGCATTAGCAGGATTGGAAGTGGGAGAGTGCTCTCCCATGGATGCATTATTCATCCTGAAAACTG GTGGTACGTTGCATGGACACATTTCATTCTGATATGGGCAGTGTACTCCTCCTTCTTCACCCCAGTGGAATTCGCATTCTTCAGAGGCCTGCCAGAGAAATTTTTCCTTCTTGACATCGCCGGCCAGTTCGCCTTCCTCATCGACATCGTCCTCTCCTTCTTTGTTGGATACCGGGACCCCCATTCTTACTGCCTTGTTCACAATCCCAACCTCATTGCCATCAG GTACCTGAAATCTCGGTTTCTTGTTGATCTTCTAGGCTGCTTGCCTTGGGATGCCATATACAAG GCTTGCGGCAGAAAGGAACTAGTAAGGTATATGCTATGGATTAGGCTAAGCCGGGCGCTTAGGGTGACAGAGTTTTTTGAGAAGCTGGAGAAAGACATTCGTATCAACTATCTCTTTACAAGGATCGTGAAGCTTTTTGTGGTTGAATTGTACTGCACGCACACGGCTGCTTGTATATTTTACTATCTGGCCACCACTCTTCCTCCATCAGAGGAAGGTTATACGTGGATAGGAAGTCTACGAATGGGTGACTATAGTTATGCAAACTTCAGGGAAATTGATCTTTGGACACGTTATATAACAGCACTATATTTTGCCGTTGTTACCATGGCAACTGTTG GCTATGGTGAAATTCATGCAGTAAATACAAGGGAAATGATATTTGTGATGATGTACGTGTCATTCGACATGATTCTTGGTGCTTATTTACTGGGCAACATGACAGCATTGATCGTCAAAGGATCCAGAACAGAAAGGTTTAGGGATAAAATGGCAGAACTCATCAAATATATGAACAAAAACAAGCTGGGAAAGAACATAAGCAAAGAGGTAAAAGGCCATGTCCGATTACAGTACGAAAGCAATTACACTGATGCAGCTGCTCTTCAGGACCTTCCACTTGCTATACGAGCAAAG atatcaaacaaattatatgaGCCCTACGTTAGAGAAATTCCTCTCTTCAGAGGTTGCTCAAACGAGTTCCTCAAGAAAGTG GCAACTAGAGTACATGAAGAGTTTTTTCTTCCTGGAGAAGTGATTATCGAAGGAGGAAGCACAGGTGATCAGCTTTACTTCCTATGTGACGGTAAACTG GATGAAGTAACAAGTCCTGAAGACTCACGCTCAAAAGAATCTCTTCCTAGTATACAAACACACAGTTCAATAGGAGAGATTTCTGTTATTTGTAATATCCCTGAACCTCGTACTCTCCATGCAACCGAATTGTCGAAGCTATTACGTATAGACAAGCAAGCGCTTGTAGAAGTCATTGAGATATACCTTTCAGATGGGCGTACCATCATTAATAATCTGCTTGAG GGAAGAGAATCTGACGTTCGAAACAAGATACTGGAGTCTGCTATAGCCCTGCAGATTGAGAAACATGAATCGGAGTTGGCTATGAGATTGAATTGTGCTGCCAATGATGGAGATCTGAATCGACTACAACATTTAGTTGAAGCAGGAGCAGATCCCAATAAGATGGATTATAATGGACAATCAGCTCTG CATCGTGCTGCATCCAAGGGATACGGGGATATCATTCAGTTTCTTGTCCAAAAACAGGTGGAGATCAACCCTAAAG ATCATTTTGGAAGAACCCCATTATTCGAAGCCATCAAGAATGGTCATGATCATGCTGCATCATTGCTGGTAAGAGCTGGGGCTTCCTTGTCTTTTGACGATGCTGGGAATTGTCTTTGCAAGGCAGTTGCAAGCAAGGACTTGGACTTCCTGAGAAGGCTTTTGGCTAATGGGATTAACCCTAACTCCAAGAATTATGACCTTCGAGCACCACTGCACTTAGCTGCATCAGAAGGGTTGTATTCAGAGTCTATTTTACTCTTAGAAGCAGGGGCAAGTGTCTTTGCAACAGACAG ATGGGGCAGAAGTCCAATAGACGAAGCTCGCATTGGTGGAAACTGTGATCTACTTAAACTGCTAGAAGATGCAAAGGTTACTCAGATGTCAGAATTTTCTTGCTGCTATGAAAGAAGTCAAG ATCAACTGACAAGAAGGAAATGCACAGTTTTCCCTGGATTTCCATGGGATCACAGAGATGGAAGAAGCCTAGGAGTTGTTTTATGGGTTCCTGAAACAATTGAACAGCTCATTAAGACGGTGAAAGAGCAGCTAAGTTTTCATGGCGGCTCCTGCTTATTATCAGAGAACGGGGGCAAGATTCTTGATGTGAGCATAATCTTGGATGATCAAAAGCTGTTTTTAGCAAGTGATGAATTGCAAATATCAACATGA
- the LOC105166912 gene encoding dihydropyrimidine dehydrogenase (NADP(+)), chloroplastic (The sequence of the model RefSeq protein was modified relative to this genomic sequence to represent the inferred CDS: added 99 bases not found in genome assembly): MASVGLIGRINTSVVEFPVAQPRRSCGFSRNRVGFRVFAQADAEPDLSVTVNGLKMPNPFVIGSGPPGTNYTVMKRAFDEGWGAVIAKTVSLDAAKVVNVTPRYARLRAGANGSARGQIIGWENIELISDRPLETMLKEFKQLKEEYPDRILIASIMEEYNKAAWEELIDRVEQTGIDAIEINFSCPHGMPERKMGAAVGQDCALLEEVCGWINAKATVPVWAKMTPNITDITQPARVSLQTGCEGVSAINTIMSVMGINLDTLRPEPCVEGYSTPGGYSSKAVHPIALAKVMSIARMMKNEFGDEDYSLSAIGGVETGGDAAEFILLGANTVQVCTGVMMHGYGLVKQLCSELKDFMRKHNFSSVEDFRGISLDYFTTHMDLVRRQQEAIRERKAIKKGLQSDKDWTGDGFVKETESMVSN; this comes from the exons GGGTTCAGAGTGTTTGCTCAGGCTGATGCGGAGCCTGATCTCAGTGTGACCGTTAACGGGTTGAAGATGCCGAACCCGTTTGTCATTGGGTCAGGCCCGCCAGGGACCAACTACACCGTCATGAAACGGGCCTTTGATGAAGGTTGGGGGGCCGTCATCGCCAAAACG GTATCTCTGGATGCTGCAAAAGTTGTAAATGTAACCCCCCGATATGCCAGATTACGGGCAGGAGCTAATGGCTCAGCCAGAGGACAGATTATAGGGTGGGAAAATATTGAACTGATTAGTGATCGGCCTCTGGAAACAATGCTGAAAGAATTTAAACAGTTGAAAGAAGAGTATCCAGACAGGATACTTATTGCTTCGATCATGGAAGAATACAACAAAGCTGCATGGGAGGAACTCATCGATCGAGTTGAGCAAACTGGAATT GATGCTattgaaatcaatttttcatgtCCCCACGGTATGCCAGAACGTAAGATGGGTGCTGCAGTTGGCCAAGATTGTGCATTGTTGGAGGAAGTTTGTGGATGGATTAATGCAAAAGCAACTGTTCCCGTTTGGGCTAAGATGACTCCGAACATCACTGACATTACACAG CCAGCTAGAGTTTCTCTGCAAACAGGATGTGAAGGGGTCTCTGCAATAAATACAATCATGAGTGTCATGGGAATCAATCTCGACACGTTGAGACCAGAGCCTTGTGTAGAGGG ATACTCGACGCCTGGTGGTTATTCGTCAAAGGCAGTCCATCCTATCGCACTTGCAAAAGTGATGAGCATTGCACGGATGATGAAGAACGAATTTGGAGACGAAGACTATTCACTTTCTGCTATTGGAGGTGTTGAGACAGGTGGTGATGCAGCAGAGTTCATACTTCTAGGAGCAAACACTGTTCAG GTCTGCACTGGTGTTATGATGCATGGATACGGTCTTGTAAAGCAGCTTTGCTCCGAGCTGAAGGATTTCATGAGAAAGCACAATTTTTCATCCGTAGAAGATTTCAGGGG AATTTCACTCGATTATTTCACCACTCATATGGATTTGGTGAGAAGGCAACAGGAAGCCATTCGCGAGAGAAAGGCCATTAAGAAAGGTTTGCAATCTGACAAAGACTGGACTGGAGACGGCTTCGTCAAAGAAACAGAGAGCATGGTTTCGAATTGA
- the LOC105165868 gene encoding homeobox protein knotted-1-like 1: MERKEEKVVQESSSNNITINGDDDECDNFEEEGFNLLKREIASHSLYALLLQSHLDCLKLCLGNVVEKVDHNVGDRTTFNPNHPNLRTSDHQSELDQFMEAYCMTLKKVKEVMEEPQQESMAFINYMYSQLEELLLLDINPPSSPIN, encoded by the exons atggaaagaaaagaagaaaaggtagTGCAGGAGAGTTCAAGCAACAATATTACTATAAATGGAGATGATGATGAGTGTGATAATTTTGAAGAAGAGGGTTTCAATCTTCTTAAGAGGGAAATTGCTTCCCATTCTTTGTATGCTCTCTTGCTTCAATCTCACTTGGACTGCTTGAAG CTTTGTTTAGGCAACGTGGTGGAGAAGGTTGATCACAATGTAGGCGACCGAACGACATTCAATCCCAACCATCCAAACTTGCGCACATCCGACCATCAGTCGGAGCTGGACCAGTTTATG GAAGCATACTGTATGACCCTAAAGAAGGTGAAGGAAGTGATGGAAGAACCCCAGCAAGAATCTATGGCTTTCATAAATTACATGTATTCTCAACTTGAGGAGCTACTACTTCTGGACATTAATCCACCCTCCTcacctattaattaa
- the LOC105165861 gene encoding mitogen-activated protein kinase kinase 9, giving the protein MAIVRDRRHLNLRLPLPEASEHRPRFPLPLPSSTTTTNTSAAATTAISSADLEKIHVLGHGNGGTVYKVRHKHTSAIYALKVIHGDSDPAVRRQVLREVSILRLTDSPHVIKCHGVFDIPGGDIAICMEYMDMGTLETLLRDGVVFTERLLAKICLQVLSGLQYLHSHKIIHRDLKPSNILVDQNMQVKISDFGVSKIMQRTLDPCNSYVGTCAYMSPERFDQDTYGANYDGYAGDIWSLGLAVLELYLGHFPYLPPGERPDWSTLMCAICFGEPPTLPESASENFRSFIECCLQKDWSKRWSATQLLSHPFFSNVEDLKSV; this is encoded by the coding sequence ATGGCCATTGTCCGTGACCGCCGCCATCTCAACCTCCGTCTGCCTCTACCGGAGGCTTCCGAGCACCGCCCCCGCTTCCCTCTCCCCCTCCCTTCCTCCACCACCACAACTAACACCTCAGCCGCTGCCACCACAGCCATTTCCTCCGCAGACCTCGAGAAAATCCATGTACTCGGCCACGGGAACGGCGGGACAGTCTACAAAGTCCGCCACAAGCACACCTCCGCAATCTACGCCCTAAAAGTAATCCACGGAGACAGTGATCCCGCCGTCCGCCGCCAGGTCCTCCGCGAAGTCTCCATCCTCCGCCTTACCGACTCCCCCCACGTCATCAAGTGCCACGGCGTCTTCGACATTCCCGGCGGAGACATCGCCATCTGCATGGAGTACATGGACATGGGCACCCTCGAGACGTTACTCAGGGACGGCGTCGTTTTCACCGAACGCCTCCTCGCCAAAATCTGCCTCCAGGTACTGAGCGGGCTCCAGTACCTCCACTCCCACAAGATAATTCACCGCGATCTGAAGCCCTCAAACATACTCGTCGATCAAAATATGCAAGTTAAAATCTCCGATTTCGGAGTGAGTAAAATCATGCAAAGAACCCTAGATCCGTGCAATTCATACGTCGGAACGTGCGCGTACATGAGCCCGGAGCGGTTCGATCAGGATACATACGGGGCGAACTACGACGGCTACGCCGGAGATATCTGGAGCTTAGGATTGGCTGTGTTGGAACTGTACTTGGGCCATTTTCCCTATCTGCCGCCAGGAGAGCGGCCGGACTGGTCGACGCTAATGTGCGCCATATGCTTCGGCGAGCCCCCCACCCTGCCGGAGAGTGCATCGGAAAATTTTAGGAGTTTTATTGAGTGCTGTTTGCAGAAAGATTGGAGCAAAAGGTGGAGTGCCACGCAGCTTCTGTCGCACCCTTTCTTCAGCAATGTTGAGGACTTGAAATCGGTGTGA